A genomic window from Colletotrichum destructivum chromosome 7, complete sequence includes:
- a CDS encoding Putative translation initiation factor 1A (eIF-1A), RNA-binding domain, S1, IF1 type codes for MGRPKRTALQAAEDTLTPPDTLDKNQAIVRVIKAEGNNLYLCELPNKKDLVLELAQRFRNTIWIKRGGYVLAETYDEPDGRLMGEIVNVVRDEKAWRKRPYWPSEFAKTNTYDDSEESDSNVGKMPPSDSEDDY; via the exons ATGGGACGACCGAAACGCACCGccctccaggccgccgaggacacCCTGACGCCTCCCGACACCCTCGACAAGAACCAGGCCATCGTGCGCgtcatcaaggccgagggcaaCAACCTGTACCTGTGCGAGCTGCCCAACAAGAAGGACCTCGTGCTCGAACTGGCCCAGCGCTTCCGCAACACCATCTGGATCAAGCGCGGCGGATACGTCTTGGCCGAGACATACGACGAGCCCGACGGCCGCCTTATGGGCGAGatcgtcaacgtcgtccgCGACGAGAAGGCCTGGCGCAAGCGGCCCTACTG GCCCAGCGAGTTTGCAAAGACCAACACGTACGACGATAGCGAGGAGTCCGACTCCAACGTTGGCAAGATGCCGCCTTCCGATTCCGAGGACGACTACTGA